Proteins from a genomic interval of Rhodococcoides fascians A25f:
- a CDS encoding LacI family DNA-binding transcriptional regulator, with the protein MVRSSEPRRQATLASIAAELKVSRTTVSNAYNRPDQLSPELRERVLQAAKRRGYAGPDPVARSLRTRKAGAIGLLLTEALSYSFRDPAAMSFLAGLAESCEAAGQGLLLIPAGAERDDVQAAAVVQQAGVDGFVVYSVADDDPYLAAVRERHLPIVVCDQPRNIPEAALVAIDDRVAMKMLAAHLISLGHEHLAVLCMRLGRDRRDGVVPPGRLADSHFHVQRERIAGVQAAMIDAGLDPDTLTVVERFDHTVRSGHSAAAQALQANRETTALLCTTDVIALGALNFARVSGIDVPSQLSVTGFDGISDAIRENLTTVRQDAEEKGRRAGKLVLSSSHSGIVAAETLPTELFRGRTAGPPPEQPPAIA; encoded by the coding sequence ATGGTCAGGTCGAGCGAACCGCGACGTCAAGCGACGTTGGCGTCGATTGCTGCCGAGCTGAAGGTATCGCGCACCACTGTCTCGAACGCCTACAACCGACCGGATCAGCTCTCTCCCGAACTGCGCGAACGCGTACTGCAGGCGGCCAAACGGCGCGGCTACGCCGGCCCCGACCCGGTCGCCCGATCGCTGCGTACCCGCAAGGCCGGGGCCATCGGGCTGCTCCTTACCGAGGCCCTGAGCTACTCCTTCCGTGACCCGGCCGCCATGAGCTTCCTCGCAGGCCTCGCCGAATCCTGCGAGGCCGCAGGGCAAGGCCTACTGCTGATTCCCGCCGGTGCCGAACGCGACGACGTCCAGGCCGCTGCCGTGGTGCAGCAGGCGGGAGTCGACGGATTCGTCGTGTACTCCGTCGCCGACGACGACCCCTACCTCGCTGCCGTGCGCGAACGCCACCTGCCGATCGTCGTCTGCGACCAGCCCCGCAACATCCCCGAGGCCGCCCTCGTCGCCATCGACGACCGCGTCGCCATGAAAATGCTTGCCGCACATCTCATCTCGCTCGGACACGAGCATCTCGCCGTGCTGTGCATGCGGCTCGGACGCGACCGCCGCGATGGCGTCGTACCCCCGGGGCGGCTGGCGGACAGTCACTTCCACGTCCAACGCGAACGTATCGCCGGAGTGCAGGCCGCGATGATCGACGCCGGACTCGACCCCGACACCCTCACCGTCGTCGAACGCTTCGACCACACCGTTCGCTCCGGCCACTCCGCCGCGGCCCAAGCACTGCAAGCCAATCGCGAAACCACGGCGTTGCTCTGCACCACCGACGTCATCGCGCTCGGTGCACTCAACTTCGCGCGGGTCTCCGGAATCGATGTGCCGAGCCAACTTTCGGTCACCGGATTCGACGGCATCTCCGACGCCATCCGCGAGAACCTCACCACCGTGCGCCAGGACGCCGAGGAAAAAGGCCGTCGAGCCGGAAAACTGGTGCTCTCGTCCTCGCATTCGGGCATCGTCGCCGCCGAAACCCTGCCGACCGAACTCTTCCGCGGCCGAACCGCGGGACCGCCGCCGGAGCAACCGCCCGCTATTGCCTGA
- the otsB gene encoding trehalose-phosphatase: MTALELPLELRRALVGVARTPRLLVASDYDGTMAPIVSDPQKAFPHPESVSAMRGLASLAGTNAAVISGRALRDLAILSRLPSEVQLVGSHGSEFDAGFVNAIDDDAKKLLTLITGELQAIADAHPGVSIETKPASVALHVRNAETAAGDEALAAVRSGAAARDGVQVTEGKSVIELAVIVTDKGVALDILRHQEAATAAVFFGDDVTDEKAFSHLHGPDIGVKIGPGETLAEFRIDSTEQVALALAFLLEERRQWLSGADAPRIERLTMLASPNAVALLTPDADVTWLCHPEPDSAAVFAHLLGGDQAGHFSVGPTRASLPLSQQYVDGTMTVQTKWASLQVTDYLPHDIGQGQTALTRVITGKATAVVTFAPRPEFGKAWASLEPDADGLRILGTADPMVLRSPGVTWNIVSDGSQQTAHAEVDPSNGPIVLELRLGTDDLSEHPWAEFERRRASEAYWKDWADGLDLPPLKRDLMKRSALTLRGLVHAESGSIMAAATTSLPEDIGGVRNWDYRYCWLRDAALTATALVDVGSVAEAENYLSWIHGVLESVSGPERLHPLYTIWGLGLPPEAVIDELPGYAGSRPVRVGNAANQQVQLDVFGPIVELVSALAHARKAAGSENGLSDDDWELVCAMVEAVERRWFEPDHGIWEIRDNPRHHVYSKVMGWITVDRAIGLAETFGRTAESSWAPLRETIREEVLANGWNDEVQSFTAAYDGTDLDAATLYIGLSGLIDPADPRFAATVTATEAELRSGSTVYRYRHDDGLPGGEGGFHLCAAWLVEAYLLVGQRAEAEALFAQLVSAAGPTGLLSEEYDPIAERSLGNHPQAYSHLGLLRCARLLSAQPA, translated from the coding sequence GTGACTGCTCTCGAATTGCCGCTCGAACTACGCCGCGCACTCGTTGGAGTAGCTCGGACTCCGCGTCTGCTCGTCGCGTCCGATTACGACGGCACCATGGCACCGATCGTCTCCGACCCACAGAAGGCCTTCCCGCATCCCGAGTCGGTGAGCGCCATGCGCGGGCTCGCCTCACTGGCCGGCACCAACGCCGCCGTCATCTCCGGGCGCGCCCTCCGCGATCTCGCGATCCTCTCTCGGCTGCCGTCCGAGGTGCAGTTGGTGGGCAGCCACGGCAGCGAGTTCGACGCCGGGTTCGTCAACGCCATCGACGACGACGCCAAGAAGCTCCTCACCCTCATCACCGGAGAACTGCAGGCCATCGCCGACGCCCATCCCGGCGTGAGTATCGAGACCAAGCCGGCCAGCGTCGCGCTGCACGTGCGCAACGCCGAGACCGCCGCCGGTGACGAGGCGCTCGCGGCCGTGCGTTCCGGCGCAGCAGCACGCGACGGCGTCCAGGTCACCGAAGGCAAGTCCGTCATCGAGCTCGCGGTCATCGTCACCGACAAGGGAGTCGCGCTCGACATCCTTCGCCATCAGGAAGCAGCCACTGCTGCAGTCTTTTTCGGCGACGACGTCACCGACGAGAAGGCCTTCAGCCACCTGCACGGCCCCGATATCGGGGTCAAGATCGGGCCGGGCGAGACCCTTGCCGAATTCCGCATCGACAGCACCGAACAGGTCGCGCTGGCGTTGGCGTTCCTGTTGGAGGAGCGTCGGCAGTGGCTCTCGGGTGCCGACGCCCCGCGCATCGAACGTCTGACGATGCTGGCCAGCCCCAATGCCGTTGCGCTGCTGACCCCCGATGCCGATGTCACCTGGCTGTGTCACCCCGAACCCGACTCCGCGGCCGTGTTCGCACATCTGCTCGGCGGCGATCAGGCCGGTCACTTCAGCGTCGGACCCACCCGCGCATCGTTGCCGCTCAGTCAGCAGTACGTGGACGGCACCATGACGGTGCAGACCAAATGGGCCAGCCTGCAGGTCACCGACTACCTGCCACACGACATCGGCCAGGGCCAGACCGCGTTGACCCGCGTCATCACCGGCAAGGCAACCGCTGTGGTGACGTTCGCGCCGCGTCCGGAATTCGGAAAAGCGTGGGCATCACTGGAACCCGACGCCGACGGCCTGCGCATTCTCGGGACGGCCGACCCGATGGTGCTGCGTAGCCCCGGCGTCACCTGGAACATCGTCTCCGACGGGTCGCAGCAGACAGCGCATGCAGAGGTCGATCCCTCGAACGGGCCGATCGTTCTCGAATTGCGGCTCGGCACAGACGATCTGAGCGAGCACCCCTGGGCCGAGTTCGAGCGCCGTCGCGCATCGGAGGCCTACTGGAAGGACTGGGCCGACGGCCTGGACCTGCCGCCGCTCAAGCGCGATCTGATGAAGCGATCGGCACTGACTCTGCGCGGCCTGGTGCACGCCGAGTCCGGTTCGATCATGGCGGCCGCCACCACTTCACTGCCCGAAGATATCGGCGGAGTGCGTAACTGGGACTACCGCTACTGCTGGTTGCGTGACGCTGCACTCACCGCGACCGCACTGGTGGACGTGGGATCGGTGGCCGAGGCCGAGAACTACCTGTCCTGGATCCACGGAGTACTGGAATCGGTGTCCGGCCCCGAGCGTCTACACCCGCTGTACACGATCTGGGGCCTGGGACTTCCACCCGAGGCCGTCATCGACGAGCTCCCCGGCTACGCCGGTTCACGTCCGGTGCGCGTGGGAAATGCTGCCAACCAACAGGTTCAGCTGGACGTCTTCGGCCCCATTGTCGAATTGGTGTCCGCCCTCGCACACGCACGTAAGGCCGCAGGTTCGGAGAACGGCCTCTCCGACGACGACTGGGAACTCGTCTGCGCCATGGTCGAAGCCGTCGAGCGACGTTGGTTCGAGCCCGATCACGGCATCTGGGAGATCCGCGACAATCCCCGCCACCACGTCTACTCGAAGGTGATGGGGTGGATCACCGTCGATCGCGCCATCGGTCTGGCCGAAACCTTCGGTCGCACAGCCGAATCGAGCTGGGCACCACTGCGCGAGACCATCCGCGAGGAAGTGCTCGCCAATGGCTGGAACGACGAGGTGCAGTCCTTCACCGCCGCCTACGACGGCACCGACCTCGACGCCGCAACGTTGTACATCGGCCTGTCCGGGCTGATCGATCCGGCCGACCCCCGCTTCGCCGCCACCGTCACCGCCACCGAGGCCGAACTGCGAAGTGGATCGACCGTCTACCGCTACCGCCACGACGACGGACTCCCCGGCGGCGAAGGCGGATTCCACCTCTGCGCCGCCTGGCTCGTCGAGGCATACCTGTTGGTGGGACAGCGCGCCGAAGCCGAGGCCTTGTTCGCCCAACTGGTCAGTGCCGCAGGCCCCACCGGACTGCTCAGTGAGGAATACGACCCCATCGCCGAACGATCACTCGGCAACCATCCGCAGGCCTACAGTCACCTGGGTCTGCTGCGTTGCGCGAGATTGCTCAGCGCCCAACCTGCCTGA
- a CDS encoding LamB/YcsF family protein, protein MTAIDLNADLGESYGAWTLGDDDAMLAVVSSANVACGFHAGDPTTLLRTCRSAARAAVRIGAQVGYHDLAGFGRRFLDVSPADLTADVIYQMGALDALAQVAGSAVAYVKPHGALYNAIVHHREQARAVVEAVTSYDATLPVLGLPGSVFLEEAERAGLRTVAEAFADRAYTPQGTLVSRSEPGAVLSDPDAVAQRVLTMVTDGTVRAVDGSNIDVRADSICLHGDSPGAVAMATAVSNLLRTNGIDISAFVR, encoded by the coding sequence GTGACGGCCATCGATCTCAACGCCGATCTCGGCGAAAGCTACGGCGCGTGGACTCTCGGCGACGACGACGCCATGCTCGCCGTGGTTTCGAGTGCCAACGTTGCGTGCGGCTTTCACGCCGGTGATCCCACCACTCTGTTGCGGACGTGCCGTTCGGCAGCTCGAGCAGCCGTGCGCATCGGAGCGCAGGTCGGCTATCACGACCTCGCCGGGTTCGGCCGACGCTTTCTCGACGTCTCCCCCGCCGACCTCACCGCCGACGTGATCTACCAGATGGGCGCACTCGATGCGCTCGCCCAGGTAGCCGGCTCTGCCGTTGCCTACGTCAAACCGCATGGGGCGCTGTACAACGCGATCGTGCATCACCGCGAGCAGGCACGAGCCGTGGTCGAGGCCGTCACCTCGTACGACGCGACCCTGCCGGTGCTCGGGCTCCCCGGCTCGGTCTTCCTCGAGGAGGCGGAACGGGCCGGACTGCGCACTGTCGCAGAGGCTTTCGCCGACCGCGCCTACACACCGCAGGGCACGCTCGTCTCGCGCTCGGAGCCCGGCGCGGTGCTCTCGGACCCCGACGCCGTGGCCCAGCGAGTGTTGACCATGGTCACCGACGGCACCGTCCGAGCGGTGGACGGCTCGAACATCGACGTTCGGGCCGACTCGATCTGCTTGCACGGCGACTCCCCCGGCGCAGTCGCGATGGCCACCGCCGTCTCGAACCTACTGCGCACCAACGGTATCGACATCTCGGCATTCGTCCGATGA
- a CDS encoding metal ABC transporter permease, producing the protein MNEKVLEAFSKMLDFDTTANLLTYDFVQQALIAAAILGLLAGALGPLIVSRQWAFAVHGSSELSLTGASAALLVGITVGLGAIVGSVVAAVMFALLGNKARDRDSVIGVIMSFGLGLSVLFIWLYPGRTGTSFSLLIGQIVGVGQSGIQLLLVCAVLVLIVLAVVYRPLLFASTDPEVALARGVPVRALSVVFAVLVGVACALGVQIVGALLVLSLLITPAAAAARVTASPLKATLLSILFAEIAAVGGILLSLAPGLPVSTFVTTISFVIYLLCRAVGATRKANSGRLVAA; encoded by the coding sequence ATGAACGAGAAGGTTCTCGAGGCATTCTCGAAGATGCTCGACTTCGACACCACCGCCAACCTGCTGACCTACGACTTCGTGCAACAGGCGCTGATCGCGGCCGCAATTCTCGGGCTGCTCGCGGGCGCTCTCGGGCCGTTGATCGTCAGCCGGCAGTGGGCTTTTGCGGTGCACGGATCCAGCGAACTCTCGCTCACCGGTGCATCCGCAGCCCTGCTCGTCGGCATCACCGTCGGTCTCGGTGCCATCGTCGGCTCGGTCGTTGCGGCGGTGATGTTCGCACTGCTCGGCAACAAAGCCCGCGACCGCGACTCGGTCATCGGCGTCATCATGTCGTTCGGGCTCGGCCTGTCGGTGCTGTTCATCTGGCTCTACCCGGGCCGAACCGGCACCAGCTTCTCACTGCTCATCGGCCAGATCGTCGGCGTGGGGCAGAGCGGAATTCAGCTGCTGCTGGTGTGCGCGGTGTTGGTGTTGATCGTGCTCGCGGTGGTCTACCGGCCGCTGCTGTTCGCCAGTACCGATCCCGAGGTGGCGCTGGCCCGCGGCGTCCCCGTCCGCGCGCTCTCGGTCGTGTTCGCCGTTCTCGTCGGCGTGGCGTGTGCGCTGGGCGTCCAGATAGTCGGAGCCCTGCTGGTGCTCTCGCTGCTCATCACTCCCGCCGCGGCTGCCGCGCGGGTCACGGCCAGTCCGCTCAAGGCGACGCTGCTGTCCATCCTGTTCGCCGAGATCGCCGCTGTCGGTGGCATCCTGCTCTCCCTCGCTCCCGGACTTCCCGTCTCGACGTTCGTGACGACCATTTCGTTCGTCATCTACCTCCTCTGCCGCGCTGTGGGTGCGACGCGTAAGGCCAATTCCGGACGGCTCGTCGCCGCCTAG
- a CDS encoding metal ABC transporter solute-binding protein, Zn/Mn family yields the protein MSSIHRASRTTLMAALGLTCAAALTLSACSSSDPASTESAPATPVDGPITIVASTNVWGSVAEAVAGDLATVTSIISDPSADPHSYEASPADAAAVSESSLVVYNGGGYDQFIEDILGSEGKDVPSVDAFTLLDDSHDHDSEPTSDATAEPTTDDGHSHGEVNEHVWYNAEVAAHTAEEIADKLGQLDPDNAAQYTANAEAFHEQVHAITDVTAQIAADFPNAPVAQTEPIAHYLIEESGLDDRTPEDFKDSIEEGNDPSPASIAATRDLFTSKSVRALVYNIQTEDAVTQDIRSTSEAAGIPVVEVTETLPAGMTYIEWQTKAATDLRAALTTAS from the coding sequence ATGTCGTCCATCCATCGCGCGTCCCGGACCACGCTCATGGCCGCACTGGGCCTGACCTGCGCCGCAGCCCTCACTTTGAGCGCATGCAGCTCCAGCGATCCCGCGAGCACCGAGTCCGCCCCCGCTACCCCCGTCGACGGGCCGATCACGATCGTCGCGTCCACCAACGTCTGGGGAAGCGTCGCCGAGGCGGTTGCCGGTGACCTCGCGACAGTGACGTCGATCATCTCCGATCCCTCCGCGGACCCGCATTCCTACGAGGCGAGCCCGGCCGACGCGGCTGCCGTCTCCGAGTCGTCGCTCGTGGTCTACAACGGCGGTGGCTACGACCAGTTCATCGAGGACATCCTCGGCTCCGAGGGCAAGGATGTGCCGTCGGTCGACGCCTTCACCCTGCTCGACGACAGCCACGATCACGACTCCGAGCCCACCTCCGATGCAACTGCCGAACCGACGACGGACGACGGTCATTCGCACGGCGAGGTCAACGAACACGTCTGGTACAACGCCGAGGTGGCAGCGCACACCGCCGAGGAGATCGCCGACAAGCTCGGTCAGCTCGATCCCGACAACGCCGCGCAGTACACCGCCAACGCCGAGGCGTTCCACGAGCAGGTCCACGCCATCACCGACGTGACCGCACAGATTGCCGCCGATTTCCCGAATGCGCCGGTGGCACAGACCGAACCGATCGCGCACTACCTGATCGAGGAGTCGGGACTCGACGATCGCACCCCCGAGGACTTCAAGGACTCCATCGAGGAAGGCAACGATCCGTCGCCCGCCTCCATCGCCGCGACGCGAGATCTGTTCACGTCCAAGTCCGTTCGCGCGTTGGTCTACAACATTCAGACCGAGGATGCCGTCACCCAGGACATTCGCTCCACCAGCGAGGCCGCGGGCATCCCCGTCGTCGAGGTCACCGAAACACTGCCCGCAGGCATGACGTACATCGAGTGGCAGACCAAGGCTGCGACGGATCTTCGGGCCGCCCTCACCACCGCCTCCTGA
- a CDS encoding WhiB family transcriptional regulator: MVRGAPARPVQLPVPNADVWDWQLDGLCRGLDSSVFFHPEGERGRARSSREKAAKQVCGRCPVLDQCRRHALEANEPYGVWGGMSAHDRADVYRGAVRTA; the protein is encoded by the coding sequence ATGGTGCGAGGCGCACCCGCCAGGCCGGTCCAACTTCCCGTCCCCAACGCAGATGTGTGGGACTGGCAACTCGACGGCCTGTGTCGTGGACTTGACTCGTCCGTGTTCTTCCACCCCGAGGGTGAACGGGGCCGCGCCCGCTCCTCGCGTGAAAAGGCCGCCAAGCAGGTCTGCGGTCGCTGCCCGGTCCTCGACCAATGCCGCAGGCACGCACTCGAAGCGAACGAGCCCTATGGAGTGTGGGGCGGAATGTCGGCACACGACCGCGCCGACGTCTACCGCGGAGCCGTCCGTACCGCTTGA
- a CDS encoding FadR/GntR family transcriptional regulator has translation MTETNDFRQLHDSVLDELGRDIVSGAIPGGTRISADDVAVRFTVSRTVVREVVRVLESLGLLTVRRRVGITVQGSENWNSLDPVVIRWQLAGPARAEQLLLLSELRSGIEPLAAKLAAHRATPEQCGALTAAVIGMSSTSRAADSEAYLEHDCNFHRTLLAASGNPMLRSMSDIVVEVLAGRTRHALMSRQADPEAIRLHGVVASSIQSGDADAAQRAMLAIVTKSAASMSAASGVTPSPGLVPDQQ, from the coding sequence ATGACCGAGACCAATGATTTCCGCCAACTGCACGATTCGGTTCTCGACGAGCTCGGTCGCGACATCGTCAGCGGCGCGATCCCGGGCGGAACCCGAATCTCGGCCGACGACGTCGCCGTGCGGTTCACCGTCTCGCGGACGGTCGTACGGGAAGTGGTCCGGGTTCTCGAGTCGCTGGGGTTGCTCACCGTGCGGCGGCGCGTCGGGATCACCGTGCAGGGTTCCGAGAACTGGAACTCACTGGATCCGGTGGTAATTCGCTGGCAGCTGGCCGGGCCCGCGCGCGCGGAACAACTGTTACTGCTCAGCGAATTACGTTCGGGCATCGAGCCTTTGGCAGCCAAGCTGGCAGCTCACCGAGCAACGCCCGAGCAGTGCGGCGCATTGACAGCCGCCGTCATCGGAATGTCGTCGACGTCCCGCGCGGCCGACTCCGAGGCGTATCTCGAACACGATTGCAACTTTCATCGGACGCTGCTCGCCGCGTCGGGCAATCCGATGTTGCGGTCGATGTCCGACATCGTGGTGGAAGTTCTCGCCGGACGCACCCGGCACGCCCTGATGTCGAGGCAGGCAGACCCGGAGGCGATCCGTCTGCACGGGGTGGTCGCCTCGTCGATCCAGTCCGGCGACGCCGACGCCGCACAGCGAGCCATGTTGGCCATCGTCACCAAGTCCGCCGCATCGATGTCGGCGGCCTCGGGTGTGACGCCGTCGCCCGGTCTGGTGCCCGACCAGCAGTGA
- a CDS encoding DUF427 domain-containing protein: MSPQLPRSVVPEKPKPGQESVWDYPRPPSLESSNRSLVVRLGGEVVARTTAAYRVLETSHPPTWYISPADVVPGALTPSAARSTHCEWKGAATYWDVHGGDAVAEAAGWSYENPTPRFAAIAGYLAFSPSRLQCEIDGEAVRPQEGGFYEGWITDDVVGPFKGIPGSYGW, from the coding sequence ATGAGTCCACAATTGCCGAGATCCGTAGTTCCGGAGAAGCCGAAGCCCGGCCAGGAATCCGTCTGGGATTACCCCCGTCCGCCGAGCCTCGAGTCCTCGAACCGTTCGCTCGTCGTTCGACTCGGAGGCGAGGTGGTCGCCCGCACCACCGCCGCCTACCGCGTACTCGAGACCAGCCATCCACCCACCTGGTACATCTCGCCGGCTGACGTCGTTCCGGGTGCGTTGACCCCTTCGGCAGCGCGCTCGACGCACTGCGAGTGGAAAGGCGCGGCAACGTACTGGGACGTGCACGGCGGAGACGCCGTTGCAGAGGCAGCCGGATGGAGCTACGAGAACCCGACGCCACGGTTCGCCGCGATCGCGGGTTACCTGGCCTTCTCGCCCAGCCGTCTGCAGTGCGAAATCGATGGAGAAGCGGTCCGACCGCAGGAAGGCGGTTTCTACGAGGGCTGGATCACCGACGACGTCGTCGGCCCGTTCAAGGGAATTCCGGGCTCCTACGGCTGGTGA
- the bluB gene encoding 5,6-dimethylbenzimidazole synthase produces the protein MSVYAAIRSRRDVRAEFDGTVVGDDTLRRILGAAHQAPSVGNTQPWDFVVVRKPDTLSAFAAHVAGCRQDFADKLDAERRKTFDPIRIEGIETSGTGVVVTYDPNRGGRHVLGRDTVDDTGLFSAVLAIENLWLAAIAENVGVGWVSFYDEAYLTELLDIPAPVRPIAWLCVGPVESFQEVPDLERFGWRSRRPLDDALHFEQYRR, from the coding sequence CTGTCGGTGTACGCCGCGATTCGATCTCGACGCGATGTCCGTGCCGAGTTCGACGGAACCGTCGTCGGCGACGACACGCTGCGCCGCATCCTCGGTGCCGCGCATCAGGCCCCGAGCGTCGGCAACACCCAGCCCTGGGACTTCGTCGTGGTCCGCAAGCCCGACACGTTGAGCGCATTCGCCGCCCACGTCGCGGGCTGCCGACAGGATTTCGCCGACAAGCTCGATGCCGAACGCCGAAAGACGTTCGACCCCATTCGGATCGAGGGGATCGAAACAAGCGGGACCGGAGTGGTGGTCACTTACGATCCGAACCGTGGAGGACGGCACGTCCTGGGCCGCGACACCGTCGACGACACCGGATTGTTCTCTGCTGTGCTCGCGATCGAGAACCTATGGCTGGCAGCGATTGCCGAGAACGTCGGCGTCGGCTGGGTCTCGTTCTACGACGAGGCGTACCTCACCGAGTTGCTCGACATCCCCGCTCCGGTGCGTCCCATCGCTTGGCTGTGCGTCGGCCCGGTCGAGTCGTTCCAGGAGGTGCCGGATCTGGAGCGCTTCGGTTGGCGCTCTCGGCGTCCCCTCGACGACGCCCTCCACTTCGAGCAGTACCGCCGATGA
- a CDS encoding gluconokinase → MASQTTGRAHHPVLVVMGVSGSGKSTVAGILAGALKWDLQEGDDLHPDANVAKMASGQPLTDEDRWPWLDVIAEWITDHTTTGRSGIVTCSALKRSYRDVLSAASREGAEVIFVHLAGTKDRISGRLNARMDHFMPSSLLDTQISTLEPLGEDENAIVVDIGPPPTKIAEQVLVELEKRAGMSESH, encoded by the coding sequence ATGGCATCGCAGACGACAGGCAGAGCGCATCATCCGGTTCTCGTGGTGATGGGAGTGTCCGGATCGGGCAAGTCCACGGTGGCGGGCATCCTCGCCGGGGCGTTGAAATGGGACCTACAGGAGGGCGACGACCTGCACCCGGACGCCAACGTGGCGAAGATGGCGTCGGGGCAGCCGTTGACCGACGAGGACAGGTGGCCGTGGCTCGACGTGATCGCGGAGTGGATCACCGACCACACCACGACGGGCCGATCCGGGATCGTGACGTGCTCGGCGCTCAAACGGTCGTATCGGGACGTGCTCAGTGCCGCTTCGAGGGAGGGTGCGGAGGTGATCTTCGTTCATCTGGCCGGAACCAAGGATCGGATCAGCGGGCGCCTCAATGCCCGGATGGACCACTTCATGCCGTCCTCGTTGCTCGATACCCAGATCTCGACACTCGAGCCGCTCGGTGAGGACGAGAACGCCATCGTCGTCGACATCGGCCCGCCTCCGACGAAGATCGCCGAACAGGTCCTCGTCGAGCTCGAGAAGCGGGCAGGGATGTCGGAGAGCCATTGA
- a CDS encoding metal ABC transporter ATP-binding protein, with amino-acid sequence MPAVELRDAGLAFGERTLWQNLDLTVEKGEFVAVLGPNGSGKTSLLKVLLGQNQLTSGTAAIDGDPVHRGQSGVGYVPQQRNIDDDLPLRGRDLVGLGWDGHKWGMGLRGMRQRKETVQRAIDQVDANSFAGAPVGSMSGGEQQRLRIAQALVGDPSVLLCDEPLLSLDLANQSLVSSLIDRRRREHETAVLFVTHEINPILPLVDRIVYIVDGRFRIGTPEEVMNTEVLSELYGTEVEVLKVRGRLVVVGTGDSIDALGSAGAHHPPVPHDREDKA; translated from the coding sequence ATGCCTGCTGTAGAACTGCGCGATGCCGGACTGGCGTTCGGCGAGCGCACGCTGTGGCAGAACCTGGACCTGACGGTCGAGAAGGGCGAATTCGTCGCCGTTCTCGGCCCCAATGGGTCGGGTAAGACGTCTCTGCTCAAGGTGTTGCTCGGCCAGAATCAGCTCACGTCCGGCACAGCCGCGATCGACGGTGATCCTGTCCATCGCGGCCAGTCGGGAGTCGGCTACGTCCCCCAGCAACGCAACATCGACGACGATCTGCCGTTGCGCGGACGCGATCTCGTCGGCCTGGGCTGGGACGGCCACAAATGGGGCATGGGACTGCGCGGCATGCGACAGCGCAAGGAAACGGTGCAGCGAGCGATCGATCAGGTCGACGCCAACTCCTTCGCGGGTGCACCGGTCGGCTCGATGTCCGGCGGGGAGCAGCAGCGACTGCGCATTGCCCAGGCACTCGTCGGGGACCCCTCGGTCCTGCTGTGCGACGAGCCCCTGCTCAGTCTCGACCTCGCCAACCAGTCACTGGTCTCGAGCCTCATCGATCGTCGACGGCGTGAGCACGAGACAGCCGTCCTGTTCGTCACTCACGAGATCAACCCGATCCTCCCGCTCGTCGACCGCATCGTCTACATCGTCGACGGCCGGTTCCGCATCGGAACTCCCGAGGAGGTCATGAACACCGAGGTGTTGTCCGAGCTCTACGGCACCGAGGTCGAGGTGCTGAAAGTCCGCGGCCGACTCGTGGTCGTCGGGACCGGCGACTCGATCGATGCGCTCGGCTCGGCGGGCGCCCACCATCCACCCGTGCCGCACGACAGAGAAGACAAGGCATGA
- a CDS encoding DUF2637 domain-containing protein: MNKVLRATLVSAVVITTVIGIASFVLSFAALWDLATMAGVPRSLSWLWPVIVDGTILQATISVIALAQFEDQRSGRRFFWGVLITAALVSIGANAMHAFISDAGMLHPALSAAIATVAPVSLLAATHGLGILVRVPAELPKTIDISDAEEPNTDEHVATVSRAESAESELLAPAPAMPVPLPNTEPVERVRIEQPVPEPAVASVRVVEPLDEVDRWILDEERVDDLYPVDAP; the protein is encoded by the coding sequence ATGAACAAGGTCCTGCGTGCCACGCTCGTCAGTGCGGTCGTCATCACCACCGTCATCGGAATTGCGTCGTTCGTGCTGAGTTTCGCCGCACTGTGGGATCTCGCCACGATGGCGGGTGTCCCGCGCTCGCTGTCATGGCTGTGGCCCGTGATCGTCGACGGCACCATTCTCCAAGCGACCATCTCCGTGATCGCGCTCGCCCAGTTCGAGGATCAACGCAGTGGCCGACGCTTCTTCTGGGGTGTGTTGATCACCGCGGCCCTGGTCAGTATCGGCGCAAATGCCATGCACGCCTTCATATCCGATGCCGGCATGCTGCATCCCGCTCTGTCGGCGGCCATCGCGACCGTCGCCCCGGTGAGTCTGTTGGCCGCGACGCACGGGCTCGGCATTCTCGTTCGCGTCCCCGCAGAACTGCCGAAGACCATCGACATCTCGGACGCCGAGGAACCGAACACCGACGAACACGTTGCCACCGTTTCGAGAGCTGAGTCGGCGGAATCCGAACTCCTCGCACCGGCTCCCGCCATGCCGGTCCCACTCCCGAATACCGAACCCGTCGAGCGAGTCCGCATCGAGCAGCCCGTGCCTGAACCAGCGGTGGCATCGGTGCGCGTCGTCGAACCTCTCGACGAGGTGGATCGCTGGATTCTCGACGAAGAACGGGTGGACGATCTCTATCCCGTCGACGCCCCGTGA